One part of the Osmerus mordax isolate fOsmMor3 chromosome 18, fOsmMor3.pri, whole genome shotgun sequence genome encodes these proteins:
- the osbpl3a gene encoding oxysterol-binding protein-related protein 3a isoform X1, whose translation MPESGDAPGHPTMTSVALDSKETRLDKVKPQSHRKMTSLSPTHSDSSGSPKHDGNQDSWEIVEGLRGVPASMQEPDKQEGLLLKRRKWPMKGWHKRYFVLEKGILTYSKRGTDLKKGKLHGCIDVGLSVMSIKKKAKCIDLDTEDNIYHLKVKSQELFNDWVSKLRHHRVFRQNEIAMYPHERHLIPSHPGSSPHDAASMRKKFTLTKQASLHQAKVSVWLHSSEDMDKCCRDLEECESYLLELNLLLKSMEVLHRTYSAPAISALQASTYDIPKKEKRGPRRWRSKNYGKDGKDSKSMLQVPSCISSSASGSPRFHASNPNLSSCEPHSQEACLESPDSPTDASRLQEDFCRLANNIHSTLKSAYSSLSAERDKLKHTVDMQAPPPVQVMGLKNSYASVRMRMALCVTCLIFYSVLWDKSTTITLIDVYSSNKDSPDGSRPLVHQESNDSRGSIPESLSEFFDAQEHLLSSSSSENEVSDDDSYISDVSDSVSMDTFSNEGGSERHDSVSGGTGLPLQPRRRSALPAPSPSTGGVSLWNILRNNIGKDLSKVAMPVQLNEPLNTLQRLCEELEYSELLDTANHTKDPYQRMVYVATFAVSAYASSFFRAGSKPFNPVLGETYECDRPDKGFRFIAEQVSHHPPVSACHCDSKNFTFWQDVRWKNKFWGKSMEIVPIGTTHVTLPAFKDHYEWNKVTSCIHNILSGQRWIEHYGEMSIKNIDNDVCQCKITFVKARSWNSIVNEIEGVVTDKEGRVLHTLFGKWHEGVYQGAPPSATCIWRANPMPVNQEQYYGFTQFAVELNELEPAVKALLPPTDTRFRLDQRCLEEGNVDGAEEQKQRIEQLQRERRKVLQDNNMTHQPRFFKKSKDDTWVSTNTYWERRKDPGFSKVDFPVLW comes from the exons ATGCCAGAGTCAGGTGATGCTCCAGGACATCCCACCATGACCTCTGTTGCTTTAGATTCCAAGGAAACAAGATTGGACAAAGTTAAACCTCAGAGTCACAGAAAGATGACATCATTATCACCGACCCACAGTGATAGCAGCGGCTCCCCCAAACATGACGGCAACCAG GACAGCTGGGAGATTGTGGAAGGGTTGAGGGGGGTGCCAGCCAGCATGCAGGAACCCGACAAACAGGAAGGTCTCCtgctgaagaggaggaagtggcCTATGAAGGGATGGCACAAG AGGTACTTTGTTCTGGAGAAAGGTATCCTGACGTACTCGAAGCGAGGGACAGAT CTCAAGAAGGGAAAGCTGCATGGCTGTATCGATGTGGGTCTGTCTGTTATGTCAATCAAGAAGAAAGCCAAGTGCATAGATCTGGACACTGAGGACAATATCTATCACCTCAAG GTGAAGTCGCAGGAGCTGTTTAATGATTGGGTGTCCAAGCTCCGACATCATCGCGTGTTCCGTCAGAACGAGATCGCCATGTACCCGCACGAGAGACACCTCATCCCCTCCCACCCCGGCTCCTCACCCCACGACGCTGCATCCATGAGGAAG AAGTTTACTCTCACCAAACAGGCTTCCCTCCACCAGGCTAAGGTCAGCGTGTGGCTCCACTCCTCAGAAGACATGGACAAATGCTGCAGAG aTCTCGAGGAGTGCGAGTCTTATCTGTTGGAGCTAAACCTACTGCTGAAGAGCATGGAGGTTCTCCATCGAACTTACTCTGCTCCAGCTATAAGCGCACTACAg GCCTCCACTTATGACATTCCGAAGAAGGAAAAGAGGGGCCCAAGGAGGTGGCGTTCCAAAAACTATGGAAAAGACGGCAAAGACAGcaaatccatgctgcag GTCCCCAGCTGCATCTCCTCATCAGCATCAGGTTCCCCTCGTTTCCATGCCTCCAACCccaacctctcctcctgtgaGCCCCACAGCCAGGAGGCCTGCCTCGAGTCCCCAGACTCGCCTACAGATGCATCCCGCCTCCAGGAGGACTTCTGCAGGCTCGCCAATaaca TTCACTCCACCCTGAAGTCGGCCTACTCCTCTctgtcagcagagagagacaaactgaAACACACTGTGGACatgcaggctcctccccctgtacAGGTTATGGGCCTGAAAAACTCCTACGCCTCAGTAAGGATGCGTATGGCTCTGTGTGTGACGTGTTTAATATTTTATTCTGTATTGTGGGACAAGAGCACGACAATCACACTCATAGATGTTTATTCCTCCAATAAGGACTCCCCAGATGGTTCCCGCCCTCTTGTCCACCAGGAGTCCAATGACAGTAGAGGATCCATCCCTGAATCTTTGTCTGAGTTTTTTGATGCCCAGGAGCACCTTCTCTCTTCCAGCTCTTCTGAGAACGAG GTATCGGATGACGACTCGTATATCAGTGATGTCAGCGACAGTGTTTCCATGGATACCTTCAGTAATGAAGGAGGCAGTGAAAGACACGACTCGG ttTCTGGGGGTACCGGTCTGCCCCTCCAGCCTCGCCGGCGCTCTGCCctgccagcccccagccccagcacggGAGGGGTGAGCCTGTGGAACATCCTCAGGAACAACATCGGCAAGGACCTGTCCAAGGTGGCCATGCCCGTTCAGCTGAACGAGCCCCTCAACACCCTGCAGAGGCTGTGCGAGGAGCTGGAGTACAGTGAGCTGCTGGACACGGCCAACCACACCAAGGACCCCTACCAGCGCATG GTTTATGTGGCAACATTTGCAGTGTCTGCCTACGCGTCGAGCTTCTTCAGAGCGGGGAGTAAACCTTTTAACCCTGTCCTGGGGGAGACGTACGAGTGTGACAGACCAGATAAGGGCTTCAGGTTCATAGCAGAACAG gtGAGCCATCACCCACCTGTTTCTGCATGTCACTGTGATTCTAAGAACTTCACCTTCTGGCAAG ATGTCCGATGGAAAAATAAATTCTGGGGGAAGTCCATGGAAATCGTTCCCATAGGAACCACCCATGTCACCTTACCTGC GTTCAAGGACCACTATGAGTGGAACAAAGTGACTTCCTGTATCCACAACATCCTGAGCGGCCAGCGCTGGATCGAACACTACGGAGAGATGTCAATCAAAAACATAGACAATGACGTTTGCCAGTGCAAAATCACCTTTGTCAAG GCAAGATCTTGGAACTCCATAGTGAACGAGATAGAAGGCGTGGTCACGGACAAAGAGGGGCGTGTCCTTCATACCTTATTTGGAAAGTGGCATGAGGGCGTGTACCAAGGGGCCCCTCCTTCTGCAACCTGCATTTGGAGAGCAA acCCTATGCCAGTGAACCAGGAGCAGTACTATGGCTTCACCCAGTTTGCAGTGGAGCTGAATGAGCTGGAACCTGCTGTAAAAGCTCTGCTGCCCCCCACTGACACACGCTTCCGCCTCgaccagag gtgtctggaggaggggaacgTGGATGGAGCCGAGGAGCAGAAGCAGAGGATCGAGCAGCtccagagagaaaggagaaaggtgCTACAGGACAACAACATGACGCATCAGCCACGCTTCTTCAA GAAATCCAAGGATGACACATGGGTGAGCACCAACACGTACTGGGAGAGGCGGAAGGACCCAGGCTTCTCCAAGGTGGACTTCCCTGTGTTGTGGTGA
- the gsdmea gene encoding uncharacterized protein gsdmea: protein MFAKATANFVRQIDPDGTLIHVSRINDSDKLVPTALVVKRNRFWFWQRPKYQPSDFTLGHLLLGDTPLCPVVSESEFLTYEGKFGDTLSSKLDAKAGNLSVNLEGRGTTKLQSSFGKLRKQEVDVMKLLQDSNERMLDMQHVLVQQMEKRAEVFAVLKERILTTTACSITETHQGQSSCAGILEVLGNPVEVCVKENGNIQVDSDVALEIPPHTVIAYSLIELEVKKSGNYELCLQPDTLGGFEADSARSSPSQASIDTLCMVDGGQGMEDMTVGRAALSSLQKDLLSLDVHLRPFLALPENTRSALYQRLWEVMMDRTTLTDLEQLLDGWCRDEIHEVPVRWNKSARTLVDLLRQGVAYQTPNTISSPPPLLIAAHLLVSALEALPDDSLSLLVECSHDDLEALNTLVTRLKMNRQALPHESSLLLRHNDTEEHWAEQLSSSCVILRKEIDGLWADIQSQPGSLPLVLCVSVHGLTSLGAGRIFGHENDPGQHMIALHKNAVRAIDFSFFYGSGYSTLTQAPKTLRKSPIIKEEISETHMSTTFISVAFQDFIEDMDTFAEATKRFVHQVKGDLIPNTVFHDSNKLLDPTRLVVKIKPRFRFQKPKYCVSDFILEDLLGDLPYQAEIKTSIFMHDYVLELEKNQKGNVGGGVSQCGGKVEGRGSIKLQTTFGKLDRMELINFMNLKTSIKRKTMIHDPGLKKNEKLVIVKDRVVTNSSFSINCSDEVDASITGTVNIQWMKMLIAGGHLRKDSTSMKLPEKTVLAYTVKELMELNVKDDDELEADCGTLSAELISDESINCLAKVLEAIEEYGKLLQPLASLPKQTKSSLFGELRGILKDRPTFQRFLEDTVEDWRQSGIRDESVCTLLDHLPTEPIECSYVATELLVSVLDALPNWALNMLANCSSSELQTLNKLVEDLKTNHSNPLPSETLPPKLQEGGEYNWATQLLCSASENLHDDGNLFLETGIQPGGLLLVLCIAVQGLTFLGS from the exons ATGTTTGCCAAGGCAACAGCAAACTTTGTACGCCAGATCGATCCGGACGGAACCCTGATCCATGTCTCTCGCATTAATGACTCAGACAAGCTGGTTCCCACGGCGCTGGTTGTCAAGCGCAACCGATTCTGGTTCTGGCAGAGACCCAAATACCAGCCCTCTGACTTTACCCTTGGTCACCTGCTACTAGGAGACACACCCCTCTGTCCAG TTGTGTCGGAGTCAGAGTTTCTCACCTACGAGGGGAAGTTTGGGGACACGCTAAGCAGCAAGCTGGATGCCAAGGCAGGAAACCTCAGTGTGAACCTGGAGGGCCGGGGCACCACTAAGCTCCAATCATCATTCGGTAAactgaggaaacaggaagtagacgTTATGAAACTGCTGCAGGACTCCAACGAAAG gaTGTTGGACATGCAGCATGTGCTGGTGCAGCagatggagaagagagcagaggtgTTTGCGGTGCTGAAGGAGAGGATCCTCACCACCACGGCCTGCAGtatcacagagacacaccagggGCAGAGCTCCTGCGCTGGCATCCTGGAAGTGCTGGGAAACCCTGTGGAG gtgtgtgtgaaggagaatgGCAATATTCAGGTGGACAGCGACGTTGCATTAGAGATTCCCCCTCACACTGTCATCGCGTACAGCCTCATAGAGCTGGAGGTCAAGAAGAGTGGGAactatg AGCTTTGTTTACAGCCAGATACTCTTGGAGGGTTTGAGGCAGACTCTGCGAGGTCCTCTCCATCCCAGGCTTCTATTGACACTCTCTGCATGGTGGACGGAGGACAGGGGATGGAGGATATGACTGTTGGGAGAGCTGCGCTTAGCTCGCTGCAGAAAG acttACTGAGTTTGGACGTCCATCTGCGTCCGTTCCTGGCGCTACCAGAGAACACTCGGTCTGCACTGTACCAGAGGCTCTGGGAGGTCATGATGGACAGAACTACACTCACAGATCTAGAACAGTTG CTGGACGGCTGGTGTAGAGATGAGATACATGAGGTTCCAGTTCGATGGAACAAGTCTGCCCGCACCCTAGTTGACCTTCTCCGCCAAGGTGTAGCCTATCAAACTCCGAATACCATTTCGAGCCCGCCCCCTCTCCTGATCGCCGCCCACCTGCTGGTCAGCGCCTTGGAGG CTTTGCCTGATGATTCTCTAAGTCTTCTGGTAGAATGTAGCCATGACGACTTGGAAGCGCTCAATACCTTG GTGACCAGGCTGAAGATGAACCGTCAGGCCCTCCCACACGagtcctcgctcctcctccggCACAATGACACAGAAGAACACTGGGCAGAACAGCTCAGCTCGTCATGTGTGATACTGAGGAAAGAGATTGACGGCCTGTGGGCAGATATACAAAGTCAACCAGGAAGTCTTCCATTggtcctgtgtgtttctgtgcacgGACTTACTTCTCTGGGTGCTGggaggat ATTTGGTCATGAGAATGACCCAGGACAACACATGATAGCTCTTCACAAGAACGCTG TCAGAGCCATAGATTTTtcatttttctatggctctggttatAGTACTTTGACACAAGCTCCGAAAACACTTCGGAAAAGTCCTATCATTAAAGAGGAAATCTCGGAAACGCATATGTCAACGACGTTCATCTCAGTAGCCTTCCAAG ATTTTATTGAAGACATGGACACGTTTGCTGAGGCAACCAAGAGGTTTGTTCATCAAGTGAAAGGGGATTTAATTCCCAACACTGTATTCCACGACTCCAACAAACTGTTGGATCCCACTAGACTGGTTGTCAAGATCAAGCCTAGATTTCGATTTCAGAAGCCTAAATACTGTGTGTCAGACTTTATACTGGAAGACCTTCTAGGAGATCTACCATATCAAGCAG AGATTAAAACAAGCATCTTTATGCATGACTATGTCCTTGAACTTGAGAAGAACCAGAAAGGTAATGTGGGTGGAGGCGTATCGCAGTGTGGTGGGAAAGTGGAGGGGCGAGGGAGCATCAAACTCCAAACTACATTCGGTAAACTAGACCGAATGGAATTGATCAATTTCATGAATTTAAAGACTTCCATTAAAAG GAAAACAATGATTCATGACCCGGGGCTGAAGAAGAATGAGAAGTTGGTTATTGTGAAGGACAGGGTAGTGACAAACAGCTCATTCTCCATCAACTGCTCTGACGAGGTGGACGCCTCGATTACTGGAACAGTAAATATCCAATGGATGAAGATGCTTATAGCTGGA gGTCATTTAAGGAAAGACAGTACATCCATGAAGCTTCCTGAAAAGACTGTCCTTGCCTACACAGTCAAAGAGCTCATGG AGCTGAATGTCAAGGATGATGATGAGTTAGAGGCGGATTGTGGAACCTTATCTGCAGAATTAATATCCGATGAGTCCATTAATTGCCTAGCCAAAGTACTGGAAG ccATAGAAGAATATGGGAAGCTTCTCCAGCCCTTAGCTAGTCTTCCAAAGCAGACCAAATCATCTCTGTTCGGGGAGCTTCGTGGAATTCTAAAAGACAGGCCAACCTTTCAAAGGTTTCTAGAAGACACG GTTGAGGACTGGAGGCAGAGTGGGATCCGAGATGAATCCGTCTGCACCCTTTTGGATCATCTTCCTACGGAACCCATAGAATGTTCTTATGTTGCCACCGAGTTACTGGTCAGCGTCTTAGATG CTTTGCCAAATTGGGCTTTAAATATGCTGGCCAACTGCAGTTCTAGTGAACTTCAAACTCTCAACAAACTG GTGGAGGATCTGAAGACCAATCACAGCAACCCCCTCCCTTCTGAGACACTGCCCCCCAAACTGCAAGAGGGCGGGGAATATAACTGGGCCACACAACTGCTCTGCTCAGCCAGTGAAAATCTACATGATGATGGAAACCTGTTTCTTGAGACAGGAATCCAACCAGGCGGGCTGCTATTGGTCCTGTGCATTGCAGTTCAAGGGCTCACATTTTTGGGGAGTTAG
- the LOC136962633 gene encoding uncharacterized protein: MDSFAEATKRFVHHVKGDLIPNTVFHDSNKLLDPTRLVVKIKHWYSWNPQYRVSEFKLEDLLGDIPRQAEIKTSLLMDNFVLDIEKRQTGNVEGGILQYLCKVVGQGCMKLKCELGPISRMELINLTNLKTDIKRRKMICDPGLKKNEKLVLVKERVVTNRPFSIEGSDEVDASITGTINIPPGQLGAVGGNLRKENTTMQLLEKTVLAYKVQELMELNVNDDDELEADGGTLSAELISDESINCLDKVLEALPDFEGDLQPLASLPKQTKSSLFGELRGILKDRPTFQRFLEDTVEDWRQSGIRDESVGTLLDHLPTEPIECSYVATELLVSVLDALPNWALNMLANCSSSELQTLNKLVEDLKTNHSNPLPSETLPPKLQEGGEYNWATQLLCSASENLHDDGNLFLETGIQPGGLLLVLCIAVQGLTFLGS; this comes from the exons ATGGACTCGTTTGCTGAGGCAACCAAGAGGTTTGTTCATCATGTGAAAGGGGATTTAATTCCCAACACTGTATTCCACGACTCCAACAAACTGTTGGATCCCACTAGATTGGTTGTCAAGATCAAGCATTGGTATTCGTGGAACCCCCAATATCGTGTGTCGGAATTTAAACTGGAAGACCTTCTAGGAGATATACCACGTCAAGCAG AGATTAAAACAAGCCTCTTAATGGATAACTTTGTCCTTGATATtgagaagagacagacagggaatgTGGAGGGAGGCATATTGCAGTATTTGTGCAAAGTGGTAGGGCAGGGCTGCATGAAACTCAAATGTGAATTAGGTCCAATATCCAGAATGGAACTGATCAATTTAACGAATTTGAAGACTGACATTAAAAG GAGGAAAATGATTTGTGACCCGGGGCTGAAAAAGAATGAGAAGTTGGTTCTTGTGAAGGAGAGGGTAGTGACAAACAGGCCCTTCTCCATCGAAGGCTCTGACGAGGTGGACGCCTCGATTACTGGAACAATAAATATTCCTCCAGGGCAGCTGGGAGCAGTTGGA gGTAATTTAAGGAAAGAGAATACAACCATGCAGCTTCTTGAAAAGACTGTCCTTGCCTACAAAGTCCAAGAGCTCATGG AGCTCAACGTCAACGATGATGATGAGTTAGAGGCGGATGGTGGAACCTTATCTGCGGAATTAATATCCGATGAGTCCATTAATTGCCTCGACAAAGTACTGGAAG CCTTACCAGATTTTGAGGGGGATCTTCAGCCCTTAGCTAGTCTTCCAAAGCAGACCAAATCATCTCTGTTCGGGGAGCTTCGTGGAATTCTAAAAGACAGGCCAACCTTTCAAAGGTTTCTAGAAGACACG GTTGAGGACTGGAGGCAGAGTGGGATCCGAGATGAATCCGTCGGCACCCTTTTGGATCATCTTCCTACGGAACCCATAGAATGTTCTTATGTTGCCACCGAGTTACTGGTCAGCGTCTTAGATG CTTTGCCAAATTGGGCTTTAAATATGCTGGCCAACTGCAGTTCCAGTGAACTTCAAACTCTCAACAAACTG GTGGAGGATCTGAAGACCAATCACAGCAACCCCCTGCCTTCTGAGACACTGCCCCCCAAACTGCAAGAGGGCGGGGAATATAACTGGGCCACACAACTGCTCTGCTCAGCCAGTGAAAATCTACATGATGATGGAAACCTGTTTCTTGAGACAGGAATCCAACCAGGCGGGCTGCTATTGGTCCTGTGCATTGCAGTTCAAGGGCTCACATTTTTGGGGAGTTAG
- the osbpl3a gene encoding oxysterol-binding protein-related protein 3a isoform X2: MPESGDAPGHPTMTSVALDSKETRLDKVKPQSHRKMTSLSPTHSDSSGSPKHDGNQDSWEIVEGLRGVPASMQEPDKQEGLLLKRRKWPMKGWHKRYFVLEKGILTYSKRGTDLKKGKLHGCIDVGLSVMSIKKKAKCIDLDTEDNIYHLKVKSQELFNDWVSKLRHHRVFRQNEIAMYPHERHLIPSHPGSSPHDAASMRKKFTLTKQASLHQAKVSVWLHSSEDMDKCCRDLEECESYLLELNLLLKSMEVLHRTYSAPAISALQASTYDIPKKEKRGPRRWRSKNYGKDGKDSKSMLQVPSCISSSASGSPRFHASNPNLSSCEPHSQEACLESPDSPTDASRLQEDFCRLANNIHSTLKSAYSSLSAERDKLKHTVDMQAPPPVQVMGLKNSYASDSPDGSRPLVHQESNDSRGSIPESLSEFFDAQEHLLSSSSSENEVSDDDSYISDVSDSVSMDTFSNEGGSERHDSVSGGTGLPLQPRRRSALPAPSPSTGGVSLWNILRNNIGKDLSKVAMPVQLNEPLNTLQRLCEELEYSELLDTANHTKDPYQRMVYVATFAVSAYASSFFRAGSKPFNPVLGETYECDRPDKGFRFIAEQVSHHPPVSACHCDSKNFTFWQDVRWKNKFWGKSMEIVPIGTTHVTLPAFKDHYEWNKVTSCIHNILSGQRWIEHYGEMSIKNIDNDVCQCKITFVKARSWNSIVNEIEGVVTDKEGRVLHTLFGKWHEGVYQGAPPSATCIWRANPMPVNQEQYYGFTQFAVELNELEPAVKALLPPTDTRFRLDQRCLEEGNVDGAEEQKQRIEQLQRERRKVLQDNNMTHQPRFFKKSKDDTWVSTNTYWERRKDPGFSKVDFPVLW, from the exons ATGCCAGAGTCAGGTGATGCTCCAGGACATCCCACCATGACCTCTGTTGCTTTAGATTCCAAGGAAACAAGATTGGACAAAGTTAAACCTCAGAGTCACAGAAAGATGACATCATTATCACCGACCCACAGTGATAGCAGCGGCTCCCCCAAACATGACGGCAACCAG GACAGCTGGGAGATTGTGGAAGGGTTGAGGGGGGTGCCAGCCAGCATGCAGGAACCCGACAAACAGGAAGGTCTCCtgctgaagaggaggaagtggcCTATGAAGGGATGGCACAAG AGGTACTTTGTTCTGGAGAAAGGTATCCTGACGTACTCGAAGCGAGGGACAGAT CTCAAGAAGGGAAAGCTGCATGGCTGTATCGATGTGGGTCTGTCTGTTATGTCAATCAAGAAGAAAGCCAAGTGCATAGATCTGGACACTGAGGACAATATCTATCACCTCAAG GTGAAGTCGCAGGAGCTGTTTAATGATTGGGTGTCCAAGCTCCGACATCATCGCGTGTTCCGTCAGAACGAGATCGCCATGTACCCGCACGAGAGACACCTCATCCCCTCCCACCCCGGCTCCTCACCCCACGACGCTGCATCCATGAGGAAG AAGTTTACTCTCACCAAACAGGCTTCCCTCCACCAGGCTAAGGTCAGCGTGTGGCTCCACTCCTCAGAAGACATGGACAAATGCTGCAGAG aTCTCGAGGAGTGCGAGTCTTATCTGTTGGAGCTAAACCTACTGCTGAAGAGCATGGAGGTTCTCCATCGAACTTACTCTGCTCCAGCTATAAGCGCACTACAg GCCTCCACTTATGACATTCCGAAGAAGGAAAAGAGGGGCCCAAGGAGGTGGCGTTCCAAAAACTATGGAAAAGACGGCAAAGACAGcaaatccatgctgcag GTCCCCAGCTGCATCTCCTCATCAGCATCAGGTTCCCCTCGTTTCCATGCCTCCAACCccaacctctcctcctgtgaGCCCCACAGCCAGGAGGCCTGCCTCGAGTCCCCAGACTCGCCTACAGATGCATCCCGCCTCCAGGAGGACTTCTGCAGGCTCGCCAATaaca TTCACTCCACCCTGAAGTCGGCCTACTCCTCTctgtcagcagagagagacaaactgaAACACACTGTGGACatgcaggctcctccccctgtacAGGTTATGGGCCTGAAAAACTCCTACGCCTCA GACTCCCCAGATGGTTCCCGCCCTCTTGTCCACCAGGAGTCCAATGACAGTAGAGGATCCATCCCTGAATCTTTGTCTGAGTTTTTTGATGCCCAGGAGCACCTTCTCTCTTCCAGCTCTTCTGAGAACGAG GTATCGGATGACGACTCGTATATCAGTGATGTCAGCGACAGTGTTTCCATGGATACCTTCAGTAATGAAGGAGGCAGTGAAAGACACGACTCGG ttTCTGGGGGTACCGGTCTGCCCCTCCAGCCTCGCCGGCGCTCTGCCctgccagcccccagccccagcacggGAGGGGTGAGCCTGTGGAACATCCTCAGGAACAACATCGGCAAGGACCTGTCCAAGGTGGCCATGCCCGTTCAGCTGAACGAGCCCCTCAACACCCTGCAGAGGCTGTGCGAGGAGCTGGAGTACAGTGAGCTGCTGGACACGGCCAACCACACCAAGGACCCCTACCAGCGCATG GTTTATGTGGCAACATTTGCAGTGTCTGCCTACGCGTCGAGCTTCTTCAGAGCGGGGAGTAAACCTTTTAACCCTGTCCTGGGGGAGACGTACGAGTGTGACAGACCAGATAAGGGCTTCAGGTTCATAGCAGAACAG gtGAGCCATCACCCACCTGTTTCTGCATGTCACTGTGATTCTAAGAACTTCACCTTCTGGCAAG ATGTCCGATGGAAAAATAAATTCTGGGGGAAGTCCATGGAAATCGTTCCCATAGGAACCACCCATGTCACCTTACCTGC GTTCAAGGACCACTATGAGTGGAACAAAGTGACTTCCTGTATCCACAACATCCTGAGCGGCCAGCGCTGGATCGAACACTACGGAGAGATGTCAATCAAAAACATAGACAATGACGTTTGCCAGTGCAAAATCACCTTTGTCAAG GCAAGATCTTGGAACTCCATAGTGAACGAGATAGAAGGCGTGGTCACGGACAAAGAGGGGCGTGTCCTTCATACCTTATTTGGAAAGTGGCATGAGGGCGTGTACCAAGGGGCCCCTCCTTCTGCAACCTGCATTTGGAGAGCAA acCCTATGCCAGTGAACCAGGAGCAGTACTATGGCTTCACCCAGTTTGCAGTGGAGCTGAATGAGCTGGAACCTGCTGTAAAAGCTCTGCTGCCCCCCACTGACACACGCTTCCGCCTCgaccagag gtgtctggaggaggggaacgTGGATGGAGCCGAGGAGCAGAAGCAGAGGATCGAGCAGCtccagagagaaaggagaaaggtgCTACAGGACAACAACATGACGCATCAGCCACGCTTCTTCAA GAAATCCAAGGATGACACATGGGTGAGCACCAACACGTACTGGGAGAGGCGGAAGGACCCAGGCTTCTCCAAGGTGGACTTCCCTGTGTTGTGGTGA